A genome region from Akkermansiaceae bacterium includes the following:
- the frr gene encoding ribosome recycling factor: protein MSDPAKSLKETEANMQAGIEHLVQDFHGVRTGKASPALIDNLDVYVHAYGGVQKLKSLAVINSPEPRMLNVQPFDPSTTRDIEKAIRESKLGLNPAAAERSIRVPIPELSEERRRDMVKLIKTLAEEAKVRLRGARKSGIDEAKKMKADNILTEDTLKDQEKQIQDLTNKYTKQIDELAAAKEEDLMKI from the coding sequence ATGTCAGATCCAGCCAAATCACTCAAGGAAACCGAAGCGAACATGCAGGCCGGCATCGAGCACCTCGTCCAGGATTTCCACGGCGTGCGCACCGGGAAAGCATCGCCCGCACTCATCGACAACCTCGATGTGTATGTCCACGCATACGGCGGCGTGCAGAAGCTGAAATCCCTGGCGGTCATCAACTCCCCGGAGCCGCGCATGCTAAACGTCCAGCCCTTCGACCCCTCCACCACCCGCGACATCGAGAAGGCCATCCGCGAGTCCAAGCTGGGCCTCAATCCCGCAGCCGCCGAGCGCTCCATCCGCGTCCCCATCCCGGAACTCTCCGAGGAACGCCGCCGTGATATGGTCAAGCTCATCAAGACCCTCGCCGAGGAAGCGAAGGTGCGCCTCCGCGGTGCGCGCAAATCCGGCATCGACGAAGCGAAGAAGATGAAGGCCGACAACATCCTCACCGAGGATACGCTCAAGGACCAGGAAAAACAGATCCAGGACCTCACCAACAAATACACAAAGCAGATCGACGAATTGGCGGCGGCCAAGGAGGAAGACCTGATGAAGATCTGA
- the gltB gene encoding glutamate synthase large subunit, which yields MMNPFYHSSTPLVPGSLHSLSNEHDNCGMGAIAHLEGKRSFTVLDHALTSVSCMTHRGAVDADMKTGDGSGILSQIPFPLFAKAAEKLGTKVADPADIAVGVFFFPEGNEKQTASIKEITAKTIAKRGISAIGWREVPVNIDALGKIAQKSRPDIEHLLMLRPEGMEKLEFERKLYLCRREIEHATKDIHGFYMPSFSNRLISYKALAMPAALRAFYGDLTDPDFETAICLYHQRFSTNTFPAWPLGQPFRMMCHNGEINTVEGNRNWMTSREEFFESPVWGDEIDIVKNLIRHGESDSASLDHCLELLILSGRSPEHAMCMLVPPAYRNDEEISDELRAFYQYVRSFSEPWDGPAGLVFTDGTKLCASLDRNGLRPSRYKTTSDGFLYIGSETGAVIFDDALVTRKGRLGPGQMLSADTSTGILKHDTEIKEELARQKPYRRWIDENRLELRKFISPSAHVPEIEFDSLDLSRRQVANAISLEEIDMVFPPMIKGAQEAVFSMGDDIPLAILSSYPRLLYTYFKQRFAQVTNPPIDPIREWAVMSLAAGLGPERNLLDESPDHCKSISLDSAILFEHQLEKITHMAEHGYPSHILDCTWDASSGKDGLRARIDELCSEVEEAVDRKISIIILSDRATSPQRIPIPALLATGSIHHHLNRIRKRLRASLVVETGEARDVHQIACLFGFGATAVVPYLGYATVRQLVAADKGKDRLGDGMTPEKAMTNYRKALEKGLLKIMSKMGISVLNSYQGAQTFEAIGIGNEVVDFSFTGVPSQIGGISFAEIAEESMIRHQAAYGVEVPEGETLDLGDPGYNRYRKSGERHSFTTEVIKNFHQYVKSGKPEDYEEYVRVSLESNPVAIKDLLDFVPSASGPIPIDEVEPVEDIRRRFTTAAMSLGALSPEAHETLAIAMNRIGGKSDSGEGGEDPVRFQPYPNGDHARSYIKQIASGRFGVSAHYLVNADELEIKMAQGAKPGEGGQLPGHKVNALIARLRNTQPGVQLISPPPHHDIYSIEDLAQLIHDLKEVNPTARITVKLVAEAGVGTVAAGVAKASADNILISGHDGGTGASPLSSTKHAGSPWELGLSEAQQTLIINNLRDRVILRTDGGIKNGRDVVTAAILGAEQFNFGTTAMIAMGCVYVRKCHLNTCPVGVATTDPKFRAKFKGTPEMVINYFNAVAHEAREIMARLGIRKLDDLIGRPEFLVQREVPTHPKANTLDFSRLLKDVVPAVAEAMEKKESEIARICTKGRNDGIAKIALDIEILSDLAAHAGTGKSETPEYGDGAITAEMLEAIRVLPDRAPAKLAYEVVNTDRNIGTRLSGRIAQVYGNHDLPAGTIHITCHGTAGQSFGTFLVNGITLELIGEANDYVGKGMASGEIILRVSPGAKFEAAKNSIAGNTCLYGATGGFLFANGRAGERFAVRNSGATAIVEGVGDHGCEYMTNGTVAILGKTGKNFGAGMSGGTAFVYDVDGKFYSRVNTEMVVALPITRPQDIAEVKALIELHAAKTGSKQAAALLADWETTVRKLVRVIAKERADLEAAEEKHEAASTPK from the coding sequence ATGATGAATCCGTTCTACCATTCCAGCACTCCGCTTGTCCCCGGCTCGCTCCACAGCCTGTCGAACGAACATGACAACTGCGGCATGGGCGCGATCGCCCACCTGGAAGGGAAACGCTCGTTCACTGTCCTCGACCACGCCCTTACCTCCGTCTCCTGCATGACCCACCGCGGCGCCGTGGATGCGGACATGAAAACCGGGGATGGCTCGGGCATTCTCTCCCAGATCCCCTTCCCTCTCTTCGCGAAAGCCGCGGAGAAACTCGGCACCAAGGTCGCCGACCCGGCGGACATAGCCGTTGGCGTCTTCTTTTTCCCCGAAGGAAACGAAAAGCAGACGGCCTCCATCAAGGAAATCACTGCCAAAACCATCGCCAAGCGCGGGATCTCCGCGATCGGCTGGCGCGAGGTGCCGGTCAACATCGACGCCCTCGGAAAAATCGCCCAGAAGTCCCGCCCGGACATCGAGCACCTTCTCATGCTGCGCCCCGAGGGCATGGAGAAACTGGAGTTCGAACGGAAACTCTACCTATGCCGCCGCGAGATCGAGCACGCGACCAAGGACATCCACGGCTTCTACATGCCGTCGTTTTCCAACCGCCTCATCTCCTACAAGGCGCTGGCCATGCCCGCAGCCCTGCGTGCGTTCTACGGCGATCTCACCGACCCGGATTTTGAGACCGCGATCTGCCTCTACCACCAGCGTTTCTCCACCAACACCTTCCCCGCCTGGCCCCTCGGGCAGCCCTTCCGGATGATGTGCCACAACGGCGAGATCAACACCGTCGAGGGCAACCGCAACTGGATGACCTCCCGCGAGGAGTTCTTCGAGTCCCCTGTCTGGGGTGATGAGATCGACATCGTGAAAAACCTCATCCGCCACGGTGAGTCGGATTCCGCATCGCTCGACCACTGCCTTGAGCTGCTCATCCTTTCCGGCCGCTCGCCGGAGCACGCGATGTGCATGCTCGTCCCCCCCGCCTACCGCAACGATGAGGAAATCTCCGACGAGCTCCGCGCCTTCTACCAGTACGTCCGCTCCTTCTCCGAGCCATGGGACGGCCCCGCCGGACTCGTCTTCACCGATGGCACCAAGCTCTGCGCGTCACTCGATCGCAACGGCCTGCGCCCATCCCGCTACAAGACCACTTCCGACGGATTCCTCTACATCGGTTCGGAAACGGGAGCCGTGATTTTCGACGATGCCCTCGTCACCCGCAAGGGACGCCTCGGCCCCGGCCAGATGCTTTCCGCAGACACCTCCACCGGGATCCTGAAGCACGACACCGAGATCAAGGAGGAACTTGCCCGCCAGAAGCCTTACCGCCGCTGGATCGACGAGAACCGCCTTGAGCTTCGGAAGTTCATCTCGCCCTCCGCCCACGTCCCGGAAATCGAATTCGACTCGCTCGATCTCTCGCGCCGCCAGGTCGCCAACGCAATCTCGCTGGAGGAGATCGACATGGTGTTCCCGCCCATGATCAAGGGCGCCCAGGAAGCCGTCTTCTCGATGGGCGATGACATCCCGCTTGCCATCCTCTCAAGCTACCCGCGCCTGCTCTACACCTATTTCAAGCAACGCTTCGCGCAGGTCACCAACCCGCCCATCGACCCCATCCGCGAATGGGCCGTCATGTCGCTCGCCGCCGGCCTCGGCCCGGAGCGCAACCTGCTCGATGAAAGCCCGGATCACTGCAAGTCCATCTCGCTGGACTCCGCGATCCTCTTCGAGCACCAGCTCGAGAAAATCACCCACATGGCCGAGCACGGCTACCCGTCCCATATCCTCGACTGCACCTGGGATGCCTCGTCCGGCAAGGACGGGCTCAGGGCGCGCATCGACGAGCTTTGCTCAGAGGTGGAGGAGGCGGTAGACCGGAAAATCTCCATCATCATCCTCTCGGATCGCGCCACTTCCCCGCAGCGCATCCCCATCCCGGCGCTGCTTGCCACGGGCTCCATCCACCACCACCTCAACCGCATCCGCAAGCGCTTGCGCGCCTCCCTCGTCGTGGAAACCGGCGAGGCACGAGATGTCCACCAGATCGCCTGCCTGTTCGGATTCGGGGCGACCGCCGTCGTGCCTTACCTCGGCTACGCCACCGTCCGCCAACTCGTCGCCGCAGACAAAGGCAAGGACAGGCTCGGCGATGGCATGACCCCGGAAAAGGCCATGACAAACTACCGAAAGGCGCTTGAAAAAGGCCTGCTCAAGATCATGTCTAAAATGGGGATTTCCGTCCTCAACTCCTACCAAGGCGCACAGACCTTCGAGGCCATCGGCATCGGGAACGAGGTCGTCGATTTCTCCTTCACCGGTGTCCCCTCGCAGATCGGCGGGATCTCCTTCGCGGAGATTGCCGAGGAATCCATGATCCGCCACCAGGCGGCCTACGGCGTGGAAGTGCCGGAGGGCGAAACGCTCGACCTCGGCGATCCCGGCTACAACCGCTACCGTAAATCCGGCGAGCGCCACTCCTTCACCACGGAAGTCATCAAGAATTTCCACCAATACGTGAAATCCGGCAAACCCGAGGACTACGAGGAATACGTCAGGGTCAGCCTGGAGTCGAACCCCGTGGCGATCAAGGATCTGCTTGATTTCGTGCCCTCCGCATCCGGCCCTATCCCCATCGATGAGGTGGAGCCCGTGGAGGACATCCGCCGCCGCTTCACCACCGCCGCGATGTCCCTCGGCGCTCTTTCCCCGGAGGCCCATGAAACCCTCGCCATCGCCATGAACCGCATCGGCGGGAAGTCCGATTCCGGCGAGGGCGGCGAGGATCCCGTCCGCTTCCAGCCCTACCCGAACGGCGATCACGCCCGCTCCTACATCAAGCAGATCGCATCCGGCCGCTTCGGCGTTTCCGCCCACTATCTGGTCAACGCGGACGAGCTCGAGATCAAGATGGCGCAGGGTGCAAAACCCGGCGAGGGCGGCCAGCTGCCCGGCCACAAGGTCAACGCGCTCATCGCCCGCCTCCGCAACACCCAGCCGGGCGTGCAACTCATCTCCCCGCCCCCCCACCACGACATCTACTCGATCGAGGATCTCGCCCAGCTCATCCACGACCTCAAGGAAGTGAACCCGACCGCCAGGATCACGGTGAAACTGGTGGCCGAAGCCGGGGTCGGCACGGTCGCCGCGGGAGTCGCGAAAGCTTCCGCCGACAACATACTCATCTCCGGCCACGACGGCGGCACGGGTGCCTCCCCCCTATCCTCCACCAAGCACGCCGGTTCCCCATGGGAACTCGGCCTTTCCGAGGCCCAGCAGACACTCATCATCAACAACCTCCGCGACCGCGTGATCCTCCGCACCGACGGTGGCATCAAGAACGGCCGCGATGTCGTCACCGCCGCCATCCTCGGCGCGGAGCAGTTCAACTTCGGCACCACCGCCATGATCGCCATGGGCTGCGTGTATGTCCGCAAGTGCCATCTCAATACCTGCCCGGTCGGCGTCGCCACCACCGATCCCAAGTTCCGAGCCAAGTTCAAGGGCACGCCCGAAATGGTCATCAATTATTTCAACGCCGTCGCCCACGAAGCCCGCGAGATCATGGCCAGGCTCGGCATCCGCAAGCTCGACGACCTCATCGGCCGTCCGGAATTCCTGGTCCAGCGCGAAGTCCCCACCCATCCGAAGGCGAACACCCTCGATTTCTCGCGCCTGCTCAAGGACGTCGTCCCGGCGGTTGCCGAGGCCATGGAGAAAAAGGAATCCGAGATCGCCCGCATCTGCACCAAGGGGCGCAATGACGGCATCGCCAAGATCGCCCTCGACATCGAGATCCTCAGCGACCTCGCCGCTCACGCGGGAACCGGAAAATCAGAGACACCGGAATACGGCGACGGAGCGATCACGGCTGAAATGCTCGAAGCGATCCGCGTCCTCCCGGATCGCGCACCCGCCAAGCTTGCCTACGAAGTGGTCAACACCGACCGCAACATCGGCACCCGCCTCTCCGGGCGCATCGCCCAGGTATACGGCAACCACGACCTCCCCGCAGGCACGATCCACATCACTTGCCACGGCACCGCCGGGCAATCGTTCGGCACCTTCCTCGTCAACGGCATCACCCTCGAACTCATCGGCGAGGCGAACGACTACGTCGGCAAGGGCATGGCCTCCGGCGAGATCATCCTGCGCGTCTCCCCGGGCGCGAAGTTCGAGGCCGCGAAAAACTCCATCGCCGGCAACACCTGCCTCTATGGCGCCACCGGCGGTTTCCTGTTTGCAAACGGCCGCGCCGGCGAGCGCTTCGCCGTCCGCAACTCCGGCGCCACCGCCATCGTCGAGGGCGTGGGCGACCACGGCTGCGAATACATGACCAACGGCACCGTCGCCATCCTTGGCAAGACCGGGAAAAACTTCGGAGCAGGCATGTCCGGCGGCACCGCTTTCGTCTATGACGTCGATGGGAAATTCTACTCCCGCGTCAACACCGAGATGGTCGTCGCATTGCCCATCACCCGTCCGCAGGACATCGCCGAGGTGAAAGCCCTCATCGAGCTCCACGCCGCGAAAACCGGCTCCAAGCAAGCCGCCGCCCTTCTCGCCGACTGGGAAACCACCGTCCGCAAGCTCGTCCGCGTGATCGCCAAGGAACGCGCCGACCTTGAGGCAGCCGAGGAGAAGCACGAAGCGGCATCGACCCCGAAGTGA
- a CDS encoding YlbF family regulator produces MSTLLEKTSIVSKTKELCAQIAEDSQFIKLQADVERFLSDDAAKLQYQSVHEKGEELHHKQHAGVELGAAEIKAFEDARDALFDNKVAADFMDAQRALESIQKQIGKYVSMTLELGRVPTDEEVEEAQNGGGCCGGGGGGGGCCG; encoded by the coding sequence ATGAGCACACTACTCGAGAAAACATCCATCGTTTCCAAGACCAAGGAACTCTGCGCCCAGATCGCGGAAGACTCGCAATTCATCAAGCTCCAGGCCGATGTCGAACGCTTCCTCTCCGACGATGCCGCGAAGCTGCAATACCAGTCGGTCCACGAGAAGGGCGAGGAGCTGCACCACAAGCAGCACGCAGGAGTGGAACTCGGTGCCGCCGAAATCAAGGCTTTTGAGGATGCCCGCGACGCACTGTTCGATAACAAGGTCGCCGCTGACTTCATGGACGCCCAGCGCGCGCTGGAGAGCATCCAGAAGCAGATCGGGAAATATGTCAGCATGACCCTCGAGCTCGGCCGCGTCCCTACCGACGAGGAAGTGGAGGAAGCCCAGAACGGCGGCGGTTGCTGCGGTGGCGGCGGCGGCGGTGGTGGTTGCTGCGGCTGA
- a CDS encoding UMP kinase, giving the protein MPTPQKDPRPFKRAVLKLSGEALREPGSTDNISPEIVQRIASEIKEAVEAGLQLAIVVGGGNFWRGAAASARGMDRATADYVGMLATVMNALAMEGALSHIGVRCTVMSAIEMKNVAEPFIRRKAEHQLDKGTVIIFAAGTGSPFFSTDTTAALRASEMGADVILKATQVDGVYDSDPRKNPAAKRFETVTFQHCLENRLSVMDATAFSLCMDNDIPIVIFDLGPAGNLSHALRSLPIGTLVHGE; this is encoded by the coding sequence AAACGAGCCGTCCTCAAACTCAGCGGCGAAGCCCTCCGCGAACCGGGCTCAACGGATAACATCTCCCCGGAAATCGTCCAGCGCATCGCCTCAGAGATCAAGGAAGCCGTCGAGGCAGGCCTCCAGCTCGCCATCGTTGTCGGCGGCGGGAATTTCTGGCGCGGTGCCGCCGCATCCGCGCGCGGCATGGATCGCGCCACCGCAGACTACGTGGGGATGCTCGCCACCGTGATGAACGCCCTCGCCATGGAAGGGGCTCTCTCCCACATCGGCGTCCGCTGCACGGTCATGTCCGCCATCGAGATGAAAAACGTCGCCGAGCCCTTCATCCGGCGCAAGGCCGAGCACCAGCTAGACAAGGGCACCGTCATCATTTTCGCAGCAGGCACCGGCAGCCCCTTCTTCTCCACCGACACCACCGCCGCCCTACGCGCCAGCGAGATGGGTGCAGATGTCATCCTGAAAGCCACCCAGGTGGACGGGGTTTACGATTCGGATCCCCGGAAAAACCCCGCTGCGAAACGCTTCGAGACCGTCACCTTCCAGCACTGCCTTGAGAACCGCCTCAGCGTCATGGACGCCACCGCCTTCTCCCTCTGCATGGACAACGACATCCCCATCGTCATCTTCGACCTCGGGCCGGCAGGGAACCTCTCCCATGCCCTCCGCTCCCTGCCCATCGGCACACTCGTGCACGGCGAGTGA
- a CDS encoding outer membrane lipoprotein-sorting protein, producing the protein MKFLVTALLTAAAAISPLQAQAPDPQQILEGARLSATLVEMKEGLKGNLVQGRKKVPIVIFLKGKDIQFQFEENSKWRVFHMRLADDSYQLFEIIDGKTRDFPREKLLEPIAGTDLTYEDLALRFFYWPSPRLEGKESVGGQDCYKLRLDKPKGAAGRYEAVYVWVHTKFGAFMKIRGHNANGVLVKEFQVEDVMNVGNGVYVLEKMQVATHDSKTGRRASITDLTFSKPSSGALKGLR; encoded by the coding sequence ATGAAGTTTTTAGTAACCGCGTTGCTCACAGCCGCCGCTGCCATCTCCCCGCTGCAAGCACAGGCTCCCGATCCCCAGCAGATCCTCGAAGGCGCGCGTCTTTCCGCGACACTTGTCGAGATGAAGGAAGGACTTAAGGGGAACCTCGTCCAGGGTCGCAAGAAGGTTCCCATCGTCATTTTTCTCAAGGGGAAGGACATCCAGTTCCAGTTCGAGGAAAACAGCAAATGGCGGGTCTTCCACATGCGCCTGGCAGATGACAGCTATCAGCTTTTTGAAATCATCGACGGGAAAACAAGGGATTTTCCCCGCGAGAAACTCTTGGAACCCATCGCCGGCACAGACCTGACCTACGAGGATCTCGCCCTGCGTTTCTTTTACTGGCCGAGCCCTAGGCTTGAGGGCAAGGAAAGCGTTGGCGGACAGGATTGTTACAAACTGCGCCTCGATAAGCCCAAGGGAGCCGCTGGCCGCTACGAGGCCGTCTATGTATGGGTCCATACGAAATTCGGAGCCTTCATGAAGATCCGTGGCCACAATGCCAACGGTGTGCTCGTGAAGGAGTTCCAGGTGGAGGATGTGATGAATGTTGGGAACGGAGTTTACGTTCTGGAAAAAATGCAGGTCGCCACCCACGATTCCAAAACAGGACGCCGCGCATCCATAACCGATCTGACATTCAGCAAGCCTTCCAGCGGCGCTCTCAAGGGCTTGCGCTGA